One stretch of Sander lucioperca isolate FBNREF2018 chromosome 13, SLUC_FBN_1.2, whole genome shotgun sequence DNA includes these proteins:
- the LOC116064992 gene encoding leucine-rich repeat neuronal protein 4, translating into MAARRHLPFPLVIICLVLIRGYSNLPTTSQMAGTNPMRPLTPTEDYFDYEDRYTHAVPSTVTPYGGTSDKCKYNPCLESQTPCADLAASSGCTCRGSTLHNQLPLAPELKSVSWNGSEVVLQWCAPYSYVTGYKVTVVGEDKQMFGKDRRSGGVGDVDTIAEVCVVAVNDVGNSTPSCLTYQPSDRSLPLKAGLIGGALGFLLLLLLAVLLWRHKRQRKQEASISMHDTAETE; encoded by the coding sequence ATGGCTGCCAGAAGGCATCTTCCTTTCCCCCTGGTGATCATTTGCCTGGTTCTCATCAGAGGTTACTCTAATCTGCCAACAACATCACAAATGGCAGGGACGAATCCAATGAGACCTCTGACACCGACCGAGGATTACTTTGACTATGAAGACCGATACACCCATGCTGTACCCAGTACAGTGACTCCATATGGAGGGACCTCTGACAAATGCAAGTACAATCCCTGTCTGGAGAGTCAGACCCCCTGTGCTGATCTGGCAGCCTCCAGCGGCTGCACGTGTCGAGGGTCCACTTTACATAATCAACTTCCGTTGGCTCCCGAGCTGAAATCAGTGTCCTGGAACGGATCAGAGGTTGTACTTCAGTGGTGTGCACCTTATTCATATGTCACAGGTTATAAAGTGACAGTAGTGGGGGAAGACAAGCAGATGTTTGGGAAGGACCGAAGGAGCGGCGGAGTGGGAGACGTGGACACCATCGCAGAGGTTTGTGTGGTGGCGGTGAATGATGTTGGAAACAGTACGCCGTCCTGTTTGACGTACCAGCCCAGTGACAGAAGTCTGCCTCTGAAAGCAGGTCTCATTGGGGGAGCTCTGGGCTTCCTTCTGCTCCTCTTGCTGGCTGTCCTGCTCTGGAGGCACAAGAGGCAACGGAAACAGGAGGCCAGCATTTCTATGCATGACACAGCTGAGACAGAGTGA